The Melospiza georgiana isolate bMelGeo1 chromosome 9, bMelGeo1.pri, whole genome shotgun sequence genome has a segment encoding these proteins:
- the ZZZ3 gene encoding ZZ-type zinc finger-containing protein 3 isoform X2: MAASRSTRVTRSTVGLNGLDENFCGRTLRNRSIAHPEEVSAHPQIRSRSPKKRPESVQTHKGSNGGRTTDLKQQSARESWVSPRKRGLSTSEKDNGDKQTVENSEKKQAEPVSPVLKRIKRCLRSEAPNSSEEDLPTKAEKEPLEHKSLVSDNDAASTGTKRACRCLILDDCEKREVKKVNVCAEGFNNSAVVEEVAGYQTVNGVGERDSNSLNCDDCQVDGSAKQNSAGSHTPKDKTVAENGNSFAHSSLLLNSSKEDSVVDHYVPCTNSQEQVKLEDHKPINDCLPEEHANQAFEPATASFSEIQSSLLRDSEEEVDVVGDSSASKEPCAENTNSNLNTHQDSASISGEPEPHSSVLNCVSAQMTNMLELQEHRYTLRTSPRRAAPARSSPPKNNSPCRENGQVEENNLSPTEKNVPVGINNINGSPKKSEEIKQNEKERNSNTGDHGSDGLRKPLSESRLVAGFVPSAKESANIHTAEEDEEEPDVYYFESDHVALKHNKDYQRLLQTIAVLEAQRTQAVQDLESLGRHQREALKDPIGFVERLQKKVDMGLPFPQRVVQLPEIAWDQYTTSLGNFEREFKNRKRNSRRVKLIFDKGIPARPKSPLDPKKDGESVSYSVLPLSDGPEGSTNSRPQMIRGRLCDETKPETFNQLWTVEEQKKLEQLLLKYPPEEVESRRWQKIADELGNRTAKQVASRVQKYFIKLTKAGIPVPGRTPNLYLYSKKSSSRRQHPLNKHLFKPSTFMTSHEPPVYMDEDDDRCSFHSHMDTAAEEEVSDEESIPVTYRELPEYKELLEFKKLKKQKLQQMHAESGFVQHVGFKCDNCGIEPIQGVRWHCQDCPQEMSLDFCDSCSDCLHETEIHKEDHQLEPIYRAETFLDRDYCMSQGTSYNYLDPNYFPANR, from the exons ATGGCTGCTTCTCGATCTACTCGTGTTACAAGATCTACAGTGGGTTTAAATGGTTTGGATGAAAATTTTTGTGGTAGAACATTAAGGAACCGCAGTATTGCTCATCCGGAGGAGGTCTCAGCCCATCCTCAGATCCGATCCAGGTCACCAAAGAAGAGGCCAGAGTCTGTGCAAACTCACAAGGGCAGCAACGGTGGCAGAACTACTGATTTGAAACAGCAGAGTGCTCGGGAGTCATGGGTGAGCCCTAGAAAGAGAGGGCTGTCCACTTCGGAGAAGGATAATGGTGATAAACAAACTGTggaaaatagtgaaaaaaagcaagcagaacCTGTTTCACCAGTTTTGAAAAGAATTAAACGCTGCCTACGTTCAGAGGCACCCAACAGTTCTGAGGAAGACTTGCCCACTAAGGCAGAGAAGGAGCCATTGGAGCATAAAAGCTTGGTGTCGGACAATGATGCAGCCTCCACGGGGACTAAGCGAGCTTGTCGATGTCTTATATTGGATGATTGTGAGAAAAGGGAAGTTAAAAAGGTGAATGTCTGTGCAGAAGGGTTTAATAATTCTGCAGTAGTTGAGGAGGTTGCAGGTTATCAGACTGTCAATGGAGTTGGTGAGAGAGACTCAAATTCTCTTAACTGTGATGACTGTCAGGTTGATGGGAGCGCTAAGCAGAACAGTGCTGGTTCCCATACGCCCAAGGACAAAACAGTAGCAGAAAATGGAAACTCATTTGCCCATTCTTCGTTGCTGCTTAATAGCAGCAAAGAGGACAGTGTTGTAGACCATTATGTGCCTTGCACAAACTCACAAGAACAGGTAAAGTTAGAGGACCACAAACCAATAAATGACTGCTTGCCTGAGGAGCATGCTAATCAGGCATTTGAGCCAGCTACAGCGTCCTTTTCTGAAATCCAGTCATCTTTGTTAAGGGATTcggaggaggaggtggatgtTGTAGGAGATAGCAGTGCCTCTAAGGAACCGTGTGCTGAAAACACCAATAGCAACCTGAATACTCACCAAGACAGTGCATCAATCTCAGGTGAACCTGAACCACATTCTTCAGTGCTGAACTGTGTTTCGGCTCAGATGACAAATATGTTGGAACTCCAAGAACACAGATACACGTTGAGAACTTCACCACGAAGGGCTGCCCCTGCCAGAAGTAGCCCTCCTAAAAATAACTCTCCTTGCAGAGAAAACGGACAGGTTGAGGAAAATAATCTTAGTCCTACTGAAAAGAATGTACCTGTAGGTATTAATAATATCAATGGATCTCCCAAAAAGTCTGAAGAAAtcaaacagaatgaaaaagagagaaatagtAATACAGGGGATCATGGGAGTGATGGACTAAGAAAGCCACTTTCTGAGTCTAGGCTTGTTGCTGGATTTGTACCATCTGCCAAAGAGAGTGCCAACATCCACACTgcagaggaggatgaggaagagccTGATGTGTATTACTTTGAATCAGATCATGTGGCATTGAAACACAACAAAGA TTATCAGAGACTGTTACAGACGATTGCTGTACTCGAGGCTCAACGTACTCAAGCAGTTCAAGACCTTGAAAGTTTAGGCAGACACCAGAGAGAAGCACTGAAAGATCCTATTGGATTTGTGGAAAGACTCCAGAAGAAG GTTGATATGGGTCTTCCATTTCCTCAGAGAGTTGTTCAGCTCCCTGAGATTGCCTGGGACCAATACACCACTAGCCTTGGAAACTTCGAGAGAGAGTTCAAAAACCGAAAACGTAACAGTAGGAGAGTGAAGCTGATTTTTGACAAAG GTATCCCTGCAAGACCAAAAAGTCCTTTGGATCCCAAGAAGGATGGAGAGTCTGTTTCGTACTCTGTCTTGCCTTTAAGTGATGGTCCAGAAGGTTCCACAAACAGTCGTCCACAG ATGATAAGAGGGCGACTTTGTGATGAGACCAAACCTGAAACTTTTAACCAGCTGTGGACTGTAGAGGAACAG AAAAAACTGGAGCAATTGCTTTTGAAGTACCcaccagaggaggtggagtccCGACGGTGGCAGAAGATAGCAGATGAACTGGGAAATAGAACAGCAAAGCAG GTTGCCAGTAGagtgcagaaatattttattaaactgACTAAAGCTGGTATTCCAGTTCCAGGAAGAACACCAAacttatatttatattccaAAAAG TCATCAAGTAGACGGCAGCATCCTTTAAATAAACATCTTTTCAAACCTTCAACTTTCATGACATCTCATGAACCTCCAGTTTATATGGATGAAGATGATGACAGATGCAGTTTTCACAGCCATATGGACActgcagcagaagaggaagtATCG GATGAAGAGAGTATTCCAGTAACATATCGAGAGTTACCTGAATACAAAGAACTGTTAGAGtttaaaaaattgaagaaaCAGAAACTCCAGCAGATGCATGCAGAAAGTGGGTTTGTGCAGCACGTGGGATTTAAG TGCGATAACTGCGGGATCGAACCCATCCAGGGCGTTCGGTGGCACTGCCAAGACTGCCCTCAGGAAATGTCCTTGGATTTCTGTGATTCCTGTTCTGACTG TCTGCATGAAACAGAGATTCATAAGGAAGATCACCAGTTAGAACCTATTTACAGAGCAGAGACATTTTTAGACAGAGACTACTGCATGTCCCAGGGCACCAGTTACAATTATCTTGACCCAAACTACTTTCCAGCAAATAGATGA
- the ZZZ3 gene encoding ZZ-type zinc finger-containing protein 3 isoform X1: protein MAASRSTRVTRSTVGLNGLDENFCGRTLRNRSIAHPEEVSAHPQIRSRSPKKRPESVQTHKGSNGGRTTDLKQQSARESWVSPRKRGLSTSEKDNGDKQTVENSEKKQAEPVSPVLKRIKRCLRSEAPNSSEEDLPTKAEKEPLEHKSLVSDNDAASTGTKRACRCLILDDCEKREVKKVNVCAEGFNNSAVVEEVAGYQTVNGVGERDSNSLNCDDCQVDGSAKQNSAGSHTPKDKTVAENGNSFAHSSLLLNSSKEDSVVDHYVPCTNSQEQVKLEDHKPINDCLPEEHANQAFEPATASFSEIQSSLLRDSEEEVDVVGDSSASKEPCAENTNSNLNTHQDSASISGEPEPHSSVLNCVSAQMTNMLELQEHRYTLRTSPRRAAPARSSPPKNNSPCRENGQVEENNLSPTEKNVPVGINNINGSPKKSEEIKQNEKERNSNTGDHGSDGLRKPLSESRLVAGFVPSAKESANIHTAEEDEEEPDVYYFESDHVALKHNKDYQRLLQTIAVLEAQRTQAVQDLESLGRHQREALKDPIGFVERLQKKVDMGLPFPQRVVQLPEIAWDQYTTSLGNFEREFKNRKRNSRRVKLIFDKVGIPARPKSPLDPKKDGESVSYSVLPLSDGPEGSTNSRPQMIRGRLCDETKPETFNQLWTVEEQKKLEQLLLKYPPEEVESRRWQKIADELGNRTAKQVASRVQKYFIKLTKAGIPVPGRTPNLYLYSKKSSSRRQHPLNKHLFKPSTFMTSHEPPVYMDEDDDRCSFHSHMDTAAEEEVSDEESIPVTYRELPEYKELLEFKKLKKQKLQQMHAESGFVQHVGFKCDNCGIEPIQGVRWHCQDCPQEMSLDFCDSCSDCLHETEIHKEDHQLEPIYRAETFLDRDYCMSQGTSYNYLDPNYFPANR from the exons ATGGCTGCTTCTCGATCTACTCGTGTTACAAGATCTACAGTGGGTTTAAATGGTTTGGATGAAAATTTTTGTGGTAGAACATTAAGGAACCGCAGTATTGCTCATCCGGAGGAGGTCTCAGCCCATCCTCAGATCCGATCCAGGTCACCAAAGAAGAGGCCAGAGTCTGTGCAAACTCACAAGGGCAGCAACGGTGGCAGAACTACTGATTTGAAACAGCAGAGTGCTCGGGAGTCATGGGTGAGCCCTAGAAAGAGAGGGCTGTCCACTTCGGAGAAGGATAATGGTGATAAACAAACTGTggaaaatagtgaaaaaaagcaagcagaacCTGTTTCACCAGTTTTGAAAAGAATTAAACGCTGCCTACGTTCAGAGGCACCCAACAGTTCTGAGGAAGACTTGCCCACTAAGGCAGAGAAGGAGCCATTGGAGCATAAAAGCTTGGTGTCGGACAATGATGCAGCCTCCACGGGGACTAAGCGAGCTTGTCGATGTCTTATATTGGATGATTGTGAGAAAAGGGAAGTTAAAAAGGTGAATGTCTGTGCAGAAGGGTTTAATAATTCTGCAGTAGTTGAGGAGGTTGCAGGTTATCAGACTGTCAATGGAGTTGGTGAGAGAGACTCAAATTCTCTTAACTGTGATGACTGTCAGGTTGATGGGAGCGCTAAGCAGAACAGTGCTGGTTCCCATACGCCCAAGGACAAAACAGTAGCAGAAAATGGAAACTCATTTGCCCATTCTTCGTTGCTGCTTAATAGCAGCAAAGAGGACAGTGTTGTAGACCATTATGTGCCTTGCACAAACTCACAAGAACAGGTAAAGTTAGAGGACCACAAACCAATAAATGACTGCTTGCCTGAGGAGCATGCTAATCAGGCATTTGAGCCAGCTACAGCGTCCTTTTCTGAAATCCAGTCATCTTTGTTAAGGGATTcggaggaggaggtggatgtTGTAGGAGATAGCAGTGCCTCTAAGGAACCGTGTGCTGAAAACACCAATAGCAACCTGAATACTCACCAAGACAGTGCATCAATCTCAGGTGAACCTGAACCACATTCTTCAGTGCTGAACTGTGTTTCGGCTCAGATGACAAATATGTTGGAACTCCAAGAACACAGATACACGTTGAGAACTTCACCACGAAGGGCTGCCCCTGCCAGAAGTAGCCCTCCTAAAAATAACTCTCCTTGCAGAGAAAACGGACAGGTTGAGGAAAATAATCTTAGTCCTACTGAAAAGAATGTACCTGTAGGTATTAATAATATCAATGGATCTCCCAAAAAGTCTGAAGAAAtcaaacagaatgaaaaagagagaaatagtAATACAGGGGATCATGGGAGTGATGGACTAAGAAAGCCACTTTCTGAGTCTAGGCTTGTTGCTGGATTTGTACCATCTGCCAAAGAGAGTGCCAACATCCACACTgcagaggaggatgaggaagagccTGATGTGTATTACTTTGAATCAGATCATGTGGCATTGAAACACAACAAAGA TTATCAGAGACTGTTACAGACGATTGCTGTACTCGAGGCTCAACGTACTCAAGCAGTTCAAGACCTTGAAAGTTTAGGCAGACACCAGAGAGAAGCACTGAAAGATCCTATTGGATTTGTGGAAAGACTCCAGAAGAAG GTTGATATGGGTCTTCCATTTCCTCAGAGAGTTGTTCAGCTCCCTGAGATTGCCTGGGACCAATACACCACTAGCCTTGGAAACTTCGAGAGAGAGTTCAAAAACCGAAAACGTAACAGTAGGAGAGTGAAGCTGATTTTTGACAAAG TAGGTATCCCTGCAAGACCAAAAAGTCCTTTGGATCCCAAGAAGGATGGAGAGTCTGTTTCGTACTCTGTCTTGCCTTTAAGTGATGGTCCAGAAGGTTCCACAAACAGTCGTCCACAG ATGATAAGAGGGCGACTTTGTGATGAGACCAAACCTGAAACTTTTAACCAGCTGTGGACTGTAGAGGAACAG AAAAAACTGGAGCAATTGCTTTTGAAGTACCcaccagaggaggtggagtccCGACGGTGGCAGAAGATAGCAGATGAACTGGGAAATAGAACAGCAAAGCAG GTTGCCAGTAGagtgcagaaatattttattaaactgACTAAAGCTGGTATTCCAGTTCCAGGAAGAACACCAAacttatatttatattccaAAAAG TCATCAAGTAGACGGCAGCATCCTTTAAATAAACATCTTTTCAAACCTTCAACTTTCATGACATCTCATGAACCTCCAGTTTATATGGATGAAGATGATGACAGATGCAGTTTTCACAGCCATATGGACActgcagcagaagaggaagtATCG GATGAAGAGAGTATTCCAGTAACATATCGAGAGTTACCTGAATACAAAGAACTGTTAGAGtttaaaaaattgaagaaaCAGAAACTCCAGCAGATGCATGCAGAAAGTGGGTTTGTGCAGCACGTGGGATTTAAG TGCGATAACTGCGGGATCGAACCCATCCAGGGCGTTCGGTGGCACTGCCAAGACTGCCCTCAGGAAATGTCCTTGGATTTCTGTGATTCCTGTTCTGACTG TCTGCATGAAACAGAGATTCATAAGGAAGATCACCAGTTAGAACCTATTTACAGAGCAGAGACATTTTTAGACAGAGACTACTGCATGTCCCAGGGCACCAGTTACAATTATCTTGACCCAAACTACTTTCCAGCAAATAGATGA